A single genomic interval of Penicillium psychrofluorescens genome assembly, chromosome: 2 harbors:
- a CDS encoding uncharacterized protein (ID:PFLUO_002840-T1.cds;~source:funannotate), with protein sequence MGQPPQPTVEEAHSSSESLKSPRSARFAEATAVHSPVDEQSRRSPFADPQPQGNVGDVGFGYVAASDPAQHATDSRPPASPLKSALRVPGTARTLDIRSPTFREEYMLEKQEKVTEKANEKDLKIKLRVRIAKIFLRFVNFGCSLIVLSLLAVTLSIFNTTKTIEARNSLPAWAEGTNPWAQYMLLGMSCISLFACIIVFWGYYKGGHRRAQKTAVYYTTFTICFFVFSLVMWIVGAAVYAHSKTSTNGQDMWSWSCAHNNREQDFSNVVNYALLCRLQDWGLMCAIIEIVIEVLVILIYAVVAYRVWSKRKLMKTMDQRDRARSDLYLAQLRLQSAPNTPGFPGFAPYPPKSPFIYSAQLDPYSVAEKGEYHHPSTQYASPRSPTRPAPTFQLQAPPIKIQGATPQMGQGEFAPPNASRTPSPPSSQHSSQHSGPVSQPPVSHHSAAAAGEPSYGSVPIPGAYS encoded by the exons ATGGGTCAGCCTCCGCAACCCACTGTCGAAGAAGCTCACAGCTCTTCAGAGTCCCTGAAGAGCCCGCGGTCGGCTCGCTTTGCCGAAGCCACCGCCGTTCATTCTCCCGTGGATGAGCAGTCCAGACGCTCTCCCTTCGCCGACCCTCAACCCCAAGGTAATGTGGGAGACGTCGGGTTCGGCTACGTGGCTGCCAGTGACCCTGCCCAGCATGCGACCGACTCGCGGCCTCCAGCCTCGCCGCTGAAGAGCGCGCTGAGAGTACCCGGGACAGCTCGCACTTTGGACATAAGGAGCCCAACCTTCCGTGAGGAGTAcatgctggagaagcaggagaaggTCACGGAGAAGGCGAATGAGAAAGATCTG AAAATCAAACTCCGTGTACGGATCGCCAAGATCTTCCTGCGCTTCGTCAACTTCGGCTGCAGTCTCATCGTGCTGTCCCTGCTGGCAGTCACGCTGTCCATCTTCAACACAACCAAGACGATAGAAGCGAGAAACAGTCTCCCCGCCTGGGCCGAGGGCACGAACCCCTGGGCACAGTACATGCTCCTGGGCATGTCATGTATATCGCTCTTTGCTTGTATCATTGTATTCTGGGGCTACTACAAGGGCGGACACCGACGCGCCCAGAAGACAGCCGTCTACTACACGACCTTCaccatctgcttcttcgtcttcagTCTGGTCATGTGGATTGTCGGCGCCGCGGTCTACGCTCACTCCAAGACGTCAACCAACGGCCAGGATATGTGGTCATGGTCCTGTGCGCACAACAACCGCGAGCAGGACTTCTCCAACGTCGTCAACTACGCTTTGCTTTGCCGTCTGCAGGACTGGGGTCTCATGTGCGCCATCATTGAAATTGTCATCGAAGTTCTGGTCATCTTGATCTACGCCGTCGTCGCCTACCGCGTGTGGAGCAAACGCAAGCTCATGAAGACCATGGACCAGCGCGACCGAGCCCGCTCGGATCTGTATCTCGCTCAGCTGCGTCTGCAGTCCGCCCCCAATACACCGGGCTTCCCAGGCTTCGCGCCGTACCCGCCCAAGTCCCCATTTATCTACTCCGCGCAACTGGATCCCTACTCCGTCgccgagaagggcgagtaCCACCACCCATCGACCCAGTACGCTTCGCCCCGCTCGCCGACCCGCCCAGCACCGACCTTCCAGCTGCAGGCCCCGCCGATCAAGATCCAAGGAGCGACGCCCCAGATGGGACAGGGGGAGTTCGCGCCGCCGAACGCATCTCGAacgccgtctccgccgtcttCCCAGCACTCTTCCCAGCACTCCGGTCCTGTCTCGCAGCCTCCTGTTTCTCATCActcagctgctgccgccggtGAGCCGAGCTACGGTTCTGTGCCCATCCCAGGCGCTTATAGTTAG
- a CDS encoding uncharacterized protein (ID:PFLUO_002843-T1.cds;~source:funannotate), translating into MSTLSLIPSNVSSRTVVSADRFEIQPQFEEAIHNNLREAKGFHELVITNVPPGWEDFLWEVEEDLPTIRKTYNPESRCLRLKIMPTYIHNCIFEWISTSISRASGTGFLNAAEIGLILPQPDTTLSFTNGLYRSFRKEPDALLHTPSQPFPNLVAEVGWSESYNDQLDDMNRLLIGSNGAIKIGILVKWTKHANNSVSGVLELHRNDRQGTPRCTQTEIIFPMPAGDPPQPLDIRRCDLYPVQSPRNPNENFPLVISRLRYHSRISLAKEGYEPA; encoded by the exons ATGTCTACTCTTTCCTTAATTCCCTCGAACGTCTCATCGAGGACTGTGGTCTCCGCAGATCGGTTCGAAATACAGCCACAGTTTGAGGAGGCTATTCATAATAATCTTCGCGAGGCCAAGGGCTTTCATGAGCTCGTGATTACCAACGTGCCGCCAGGGTGGGAAGATTTCCTCTGGGAAGTCGAGGAGGATCTCCCTACTATTCGAAAAACCTATAACCCAGAGAGCCGTTGTTTACGACTCAAAATCATGCCAACTTACATCCACAACTGCATTTTCGAATGGATTTCAACCTCAATTTCCAGAGCCAGCGGGACAGGCTTCCTGAATGCAGCAGAGATAGGCCTTATCCTTCCACAACCAGACACAA CACTGTCATTCACAAATGGTCTATATCGCAGTTTCCGAAAGGAGCCAGATGCTCTTCTCCACACCCCATCGCAGCCCTTTCCAAATCTTGTCGCAGAGGTTGGATGGAGCGAGTCGTATAATGACCAACTTGATGACATGAATCGGTTGCTCATTGGTAGTAACGGGGCGATCAAAATCGGCATTCTTGTGAAGTGGACGAAGCATGCAAATAATTCAGTCAGTGGAGTCCTCGAACTTCACAGGAATGACCGACAAGGGACCCCAAGATGCACACAGACTGAGATTATTTTCCCCATGCCTGCTGGCGACCCGCCTCAGCCACTTGACATTCGACGTTGCGACCTCTACCCCGTCCAGTCTCCTCGCAATCCAAACGAGAATTTTCCTCTGGTGATTAGCCGCTTACGCTATCACTCTCGGATCAGTCTTGCGAAGGAGGGGTACGAGCCTGCCTAG
- a CDS encoding uncharacterized protein (ID:PFLUO_002841-T1.cds;~source:funannotate) — protein MPRVANKVHRRSGGREDAHRNTPVKIPLNDDMGEKAARKEARQALHDRQMNQIKAAVKTPMPARRYTSYNREGSDSPSTTPRGSGHRKRDSDAGGRASTPAKRVPILANFEEWMKMATDNKINANNSWNFALIDYFHDMSLLKEGDGVNFQKASCTLDGCVKIYTSRVDSVATETGKLLSGLADSRDKRGREADGEGEDGEDDEEGEDGAPRKSRKKTRSHEATLAPSFATLQLKKFELEFAVDPLFKKASADFDEGGAKGLLLNHLAIDGQGKIVFDSSDDAVDDSAKTADGEPQDSAESETPAPQTTTDTFEDDTEIDLGSLASQFFPDLDRLGEQDICPSLKNFDLGDPSGSLDIALLKAPEEWRQDKNGEEEHGGEDPSGIMLDDDNAVGFDDDDATLGGFDLSGDTGFGDGGEAWAREAALEPMLKVHRLDHDGENDDEDGELDNEDAYAISLSHQPDSREHENILSYFDNALQKNWAGPEHWKIRRIKEHAAATDKSAAPKPKKEKEPFEINFEAPLDPALAELIYTPASSNSAVSLPKTQWKTKGRNLLPDDKHFNSRQLLRLFLKPKARMGSRKLIGKRTTNRRQDQTSGSGEMDEAFWANHKQENDAAGEDGAPGAYDANFFADDDGLAFPNGMDLDDDDDNMPFADAREMLSPPTDGRPTTSAGESTNTSGLTALLNMVGATPGRPGAGAGGYGSQLVTQGGRRARPDYVNYARVAKKVDVRRLKTEMWRGMGEQLIAATDFSSASQPGSVSNEVPPEAESSEAEVPPTPQPESPEKPVDVKDDSRLRFTHIMNSLKKVYPTETLRDISTSFGFICLLHLANEQGLVLQNELSKVGMDVGSLEEIFVSKDIHAVLEEGGM, from the exons ATGCCGCGTGTCGCCAATAAAGTCCACCGCCGCTCCGGTGGTAGGGAGGACGCCCATCGCAACACGCCCGTCAA GATCCCGCTCAATGATGATATGGGAGAGAAAGCCGCTCGCAAGGAGGCCCGACAGGCACTCCACGACCGTCAAATGAACCAGATCAAAGCCGCAGTCAAGACGCCTATGCCGGCCCGTCGATACACCTCTTACAACCGCGAAGGAAGCGATagcccctccaccaccccgcGAGGCTCTGGACATCGTAAGCGCGATAGCGATGCGGGCGGTAGGGCCTCGACCCCGGCGAAGCGCGTGCCTATCCTGGCCAATTTCgaggagtggatgaagatggcgaccGACAACAAGATCAACGCGAACAACTCCTGGAACTTCGCCCTCATCGATTACTTTCATGACATGTCGCTGCTCAAGGAGGGCGACGGCGTGAATTTCCAGAAGGCCAGTTGCACGCTTGATGGATGTGTCAAGATCTACACCAGCCGAGTCGACAGTGTGGCAACCGAGACCGGAAAGCTCCTGAGTGGGTTGGCTGACAGTCGCGATAAGAGAGGGCGCGAAGCCgatggagagggggaagatggcgaagatgatgaagaaggcgaggatggagCGCCTCGCAAGTCGCGCAAGAAG ACACGATCCCATGAGGCCACACTTGCCCCGTCATTTGCAACATTGCAACTCAAGAAGTTTGAGCTGGAGTTCGCGGTGGACCCGCTCTTCAAGAAGGCGTCTGCGGATTTTGACGAAGGAGGTGCCAAGGGTTTGCTTTTGAACCACCTGGCGATCGATGGGCAAGGGAAGATCGTTTTTGACAGCAGCGATGATGCCGTGGATGACAGTGCCAAGACGGCCGACGGTGAACCACAGGACTCTGCAGAGTCCGAGACGCCAGCTCCTCAGACCACAACCGATACCTTTGAAGATGATACGGAAATCGACCTTGGCTCCTTGGCGAGCCAGTTCTTCCCCGATCTGGATCGTCTGGGGGAACAAGACATCTGCCCGTCGCTCAAGAACTTCGACCTTGGTGATCCCAGTGGATCATTGGATATTGCTCTCCTCAAAGCACCTGAGGAGTGGAGGCAGGATAAGAacggcgaagaagaacatggcgGCGAAGACCCGTCCGGTATCAtgcttgatgatgacaacgcCGTTGGttttgacgacgacgatgccaCTTTGGGTGGTTTTGACCTCAGTGGTGACACCGGCTTCGGCGACGGCGGTGAGGCCTGGGCTCGCGAAGCCGCATTGGAACCAATGCTCAAAGTTCACCGACTTGATCATGATGGCGAAaacgatgacgaggacggcGAGCTTGACAACGAAGATGCATACGCCATCTCCCTATCGCATCAACCGGATAGCCGGGAGCACGAGAACATCCTGAGTTATTTCGATAATGCACTTCAAAAGAACTGGGCAGGCCCAGAACACTGGAAGATTCGACGAATCAAAGAACACGCAGCGGCGACAGACAAGAGTGCGGCACCCAAGccaaagaaggagaaggagccTTTCGAGATCAACTTCGAGGCGCCTCTGGATCCCGCTCTGGCCGAGTTGATCTATACCCCCGCCAGCTCCAACTCCGCCGTCTCATTACCAAAGACCCAGTGGAAGACCAAAGGCCGTAATCTTCTTCCCGATGACAAACATTTCAACtcccgccagctcctccgcctcttcctgAAGCCCAAGGCGCGGATGGGCTCAAGGAAACTCATCGGCAAGCGGACGACCAATCGGCGACAAGACCAGACATCCGGCAgcggcgagatggacgaggcaTTCTGGGCAAAccacaaacaagaaaacGACGCCGCTGGCGAAGATGGCGCCCCTGGTGCCTACGATGCCAACTTCTTTGCTGACGATGACGGTCTCGCGTTCCCGAACGGCATGGAtctcgacgatgacgatgataACATGCCGTTTGCAGATGCCCGTGAGATGCTTTCTCCTCCGACTGATGGACGTCCAACCACGTCAGCTGGTGAAAGCACCAACACTTCTGGACTTACCGCGCTGCTGAACATGGTGGGTGCCACGCCCGGCCGGCCTGGAGCCGGTGCGGGTGGATATGGCTCCCAACTCGTGACCCAGGGTGGTCGACGTGCACGTCCAGACTACGTGAACTACGCGCGTGTGGCCAAGAAGGTAGACGTGCGACGACTCAAGACCGAGATGTGGAGGGGTATGGGCGAGCAGTTGATCGCAGCAACAGACTTCAGCTCTGCTTCCCAACCGGGTTCCGTGTCCAACGAAGTGCCCCCTGAAGCGGAAAGCAGCGAGGCAGAAGTTCCGCCCACTCCTCAACCTGAGAGCCCAGAAAAGCCCGTCGATGTCAAGGACGACAGCCGGTTACGCTTCACCCATATTATGAACTCGCTCAAGAAGGTCTATCCCACCGAGACCCTGCGGGACATCAGTACCTCGTTCGGGTTCAtctgccttctccacctcgccAACGAACAGGGACTAGTTTTACAAAACGAGCTCTCCAAGGTCGGCATGGATGTTGGCAGTCTTGAAGAAATCTTTGTTTCGAAAGACATCCACGCTGTCTTGGAAGAGGGTGGCATGTAA
- a CDS encoding uncharacterized protein (ID:PFLUO_002842-T1.cds;~source:funannotate) codes for MAMNYLPSFLRPAARRGPRYSVRPFCATLLVFTVLATVSWLLSERGHPSVQIAYSAQRRTPVAGSLFKREEESECRLVRTVKDQCAFVRSNCPDHEDGLFSYLQLYYCSLADTKPLAFIILILWLSILFTTIGIAASDFLCIDLSTLASILGMSESLTGVTFLAFGNGSPDVFSTFAAMRSNSGSLAIGELIGAASFISSVVAGSMALIRPFKVARRSFVRDVGFFVIAVSFTMILLADGKLHVWESAAMVGLYAFYVVMVVTWHWYLVRKRRRYERDVAARTHFHIPANQELEIEEAIEDDDPGVATESRSLLHGASTEDFDLLEYAEGIPNWKEEDDEDDETRNRFLAEIRDNMHVYRPSGPSRRNTVNPIRPSLVGALEFQSVLQSLKKSKNIYHNPAVSISSYSDDDETSSQPFDTRSIASHPRASRPSAPDRLSPLSAAGSSRARAVSANAADELKLDTSLLDRRSEHTPRLTVRRPSNEHTRDQEIPRPPQPPRIDTDVLLTASPSSFEPSPGPSPLASQTPELLAPPNTLNSFHSPNYDNSTGHGHSPLPVSPRGSGNRETFSDSPSTPFPTYTDIPSSPSARAPSIRLPNPAVSPAERLQFHDSLDGSVHEHGYIRKSLSKLWPDSVLPSPQQLGCTLFPTLAGWKSKNIWEWMLGLVAAPSVLLLTLTVPVVEPEAPESAEPDPIPSVVIEQVSDGDNPAPRVRLPADSPIIHSLDRDSASGLPPSHPHRKSSQQESRPRPRWDSELPAAPPACEPPVGVPAKDYNRWLVIIQLFTGPFFVVLIGWTTADETRNPHNLLLPSLIALLFSFVCLTVLIIGTRRPWHHRHISEPQVLPPRKLPTAWRPFLSLLGFLVAISWIATIATEVVALLKTLGVILNISDSLLGLTIFAVGNSLGDLVADITVARLGYPVMALSACFGGPMLNILLGIGLGGLYMTLNGGKKHQKSSAMGHISPAKVTYEIAISKVLVISGATLLVVLVGLLIVVPMNNWRMDRKIGWGLIVVWCVSTFGNVIAEVVT; via the exons aTGGCCATGAATTACCTACCGTCTTTCCTGCGGCCTGCCGCCCGCAGGGGCCCTCGATACTCTGTACGGCCGTTCTGTGCGACTCTGCTCGTCTTTACCGTCCTAGCGACGGTCAGCTGGCTGTTGAGTGAACGTGGACATCCCTCGGTTCAGATCGCTTACTCCGCACAGCGGCGGACACCAGTGGCCGGATCCCTGTTCAAGCGGGAGGAGGAATCAGAG TGTCGTCTGGTTCGAACCGTCAAGGACCAATGTGCTTTTGTCCGTTCCAACTGCCCGGATCATGAGGACGGCTTGTTTTCCTATCTCCAGCTATACTACTGTTCCTTGGCCGATACGAAACCGCTAGCGTTTATAATCCTGATTCTCTGGTTGTCCATTCTGTTCACTACCATTGGGATTGCGGCCAGCGACTTTCTATGTATCGACCTGAGCACGCTGGCCAGCATTCTGGGCATGAGCGAGAGTTTGACGGGAGTTACGTTCCTGGCCTTTGGAAATGGCAGTCCCGACGTCTTCTCCACGTTCGCCGCCATGCGGTCGAACAGCGGGAGCCTGGCAATTGGTGAATTGATTGGCGCCGCCAGTTTTATCTCGTCTGTCGTGGCTGGCTCCATGGCTTTGATTCGTCCCTTCAAGGTCGCACGGAGGAGTTTTGTTCGAGATGTCGGGTTTTTTGTCATCGCTGTCAGTTTCACCATGATACTACTCGCCGATGGGAAGCTTCATGTGTGGGAATCAGCGGCCATGGTAGGTCTGTACGCTTTCTACGTCGTGATGGTCGTGACCTGGCACTGGTACCTGGTTCGGAAACGACGGAGATATGAAAGGGACGTTGCCGCACGAACACATTTTCACATCCCGGCAAATCAAGAACTAGAGATTGAGGAGGCCATAGAGGACGATGACCCCGGCGTGGCGACAGAATCACGGAGTCTCCTTCATGGAGCGTCAACCGAGGACTTCGACCTTCTTGAATATGCAGAAGGCATTCCCAAttggaaggaagaagatgacgaagatgacgaaaCTCGCAACCGATTCTTAGCAGAGATCCGGGACAACATGCATGTCTACCGACCGTCCGGACCTTCGCGCCGGAACACTGTGAACCCCATCCGACCGAGTTTGGTCGGTGCATTGGAGTTTCAGTCAGTGCTTCAATCGCTCAAGAAGTCGAAGAATATCTATCACAATCCGGCTGTCAGTATTAGCAGCTActccgatgacgacgaaACATCATCTCAACCTTTTGATACCCGGTCTATTGCATCGCATCCTCGCGCCAGCAGACCGTCTGCCCCGGACCGTTTGTCGCCTCTCAGTGCTGCCGGttcttctcgagctcggGCTGTATCCGCCAACGCTGCGGACGAGCTTAAACTGGATACCAGTTTGCTAGATCGTCGATCGGAACACACGCCTCGCCTTACTGTGAGGAGACCATCCAACGAACACACTCGGGATCAAGAAATCCCGCGACCACCGCAGCCCCCTCGGATTGATACGGATGTGTTGTTGACGGCTTCTCCATCGTCCTTTGAACCATCACCGGGCCCTAGCCCCTTGGCTTCCCAAACGCCCGAATTGCTCGCTCCTCCAAATACTTTGAATAGTTTCCATTCACCAAACTATGACAACTCAACGGGCCATGGCCACTCCCCGCTGCCAGTATCTCCCCGAGGCAGTGGCAACCGTGAGACGTTCTCGGATAGCCCCTCTACCCCATTTCCTACTTACACCGACAtaccctcttctccttccgcaCGCGCACCCAGCATCCGCCTACCAAACCCAGCGGTCAGCCCAGCTGAGCGGCTACAATTTCACGACAGCCTTGATGGCTCTGTTCATGAGCATGGTTACATCCGCAAATCTTTGAGCAAGCTCTGGCCCGACTCAGTCCTCCCGTCTCCCCAGCAGCTTGGCTGCACACTTTTCCCCACTCTGGCTGGTTGGAAGTCCAAGAACATATGGGAGTGGATGCTGGGCTTGGTAGCAGCACCAAGCGTGCTtctcctcaccctcaccgTCCCGGTAGTTGAGCCCGAGGCCCCTGAATCTGCCGAGCCGGATCCAATTCCATCTGTTGTCATTGAGCAGGTCTCCGATGGAGACAACCCAGCCCCAAGGGTGAGACTGCCTGCCGACAGTCCTATCATCCACTCTCTGGACCGTGACTCTGCGTCCGGGCTACCGCCTTCACACCCTCATCGCAAGTCTTCGCAGCAGGAGTCCCGTCCCCGTCCACGCTGGGACTCGGAGCttccagctgcgccgccagCGTGTGAACCTCCGGTTGGGGTACCAGCTAAGGATTATAATCGCTGGCTCGTCATTATCCAACTTTTTACGGGTCCCTTCTTCGTCGTACTGATCGGCTGGACCACCGCGGACGAGACACGCAACCcgcacaatctcctcctccctTCACTCATCGCCCTCCTTTTCTCCTTCGTGTGTCTCACAGTGCTCATCATCGGCACCCGCCGGCCCTGGCATCACCGCCACATCAGCGAGCCTCAGGTCCTTCCGCCTCGTAAACTCCCGACGGCATGGCGGCCCTTCCTCTCGCTCCTCGGCTTTCTGGTCGCCATATCCTGGATCGCCACAATTGCTACGGAGGTCGTTGCTCTCCTCAAGACCCTGGGGGTCATCCTCAACATCTCCGATTCGCTTTTAGGCCTGACTATCTTTGCCGTCGGTAATTCACTGGGCGACCTCGTCGCTGACATCACCGTTGCCCGTCTCGGATACCCGGTCATGGCCTTGAGCGCCTGTTTTGGAGGCCCAATGCTAAACATCCTGCTCGGCATCGGCCTGGGCGGTCTCTATATGACCCTGAACGGAGGAAAGAAGCATCAAAAATCTAGCGCGATGGGGCATATCTCTCCTGCCAAAGTGACGTACGAGATTGCCATATCGAAAGTCTTGGTTATCAGTGGTGCGACGCTCCTTGTCGTCCTGGTGGGACTTCTCATCGTCGTACCTATGAACAACTGGCGCATGGACCGCAAGATTGGATGGGGACTGATTGTGGTTTGGTGTGTGAGCACCTTTGGCAATGTGATTGCCGAGGTCGTCACATAG